In one window of Pristiophorus japonicus isolate sPriJap1 chromosome 9, sPriJap1.hap1, whole genome shotgun sequence DNA:
- the urb2 gene encoding unhealthy ribosome biogenesis protein 2 homolog, producing the protein MAAIYSGIHLKLKSAKTPWGDRLKLARFAWISHQCFLPNKEQVLLDWVSHALTGYYSKKLQFGDEIVEGLWTYLDDILHSKKLQKLIEKGKIITIRFTIAQIINDRICECSDKVPLNDNASSLPTVLSCCRGILTSPAFSIIYTSKCELLVDLLCKLSSLVCRKLKSPEALSSTQLFDVLLLVFNQYLVVQRQQHNQSRVFLQVCGSLFQPFLLLRHLLSLRCWTSEDEVMVWQHLSKEICNKIQTALHNGLFHADFLNSYRDELVQSECSQEKKMSFSKVWAAPVEMMLVKLADVDFFGTDLHFAVVAGSVPLLYKLALESYCRDGNHLLCFHIFTRFFDSLRFPKIKSAEAGESVDWNPGLLALDQLLNSIFSSNIYNIAVDKIRCEGVQFTFYSKMAEMLLTYPRPAAPAWFRCLKTLVLLNHLIVEPNLDDLVSLAWIDADVSDSRVKRAQDMLLSTLLQTYTKLRQLPRLFQEVLDVVSRPAADELRQPILSVGLTKKLCECLLEVPAGQVLDIWDLVLKSQECLIPDLARNSDLALKVLTMSTLLNSILFNMKSLDAKTPVPIVLRTQLLMDKMAQAVAMPLFHTAKEPDCEDSSSWAARATSAGLILCYTWVEVDHVLKLNCGKYASSGSQAGKAEGEEWNVHCRLPQVGWADWRLMAGVSGQNSELSCHFLQLLALQKMRRIMMQPGAQTEMEDASLRSAAAFVVGSGKTAVKQAGARGWDGELSALNEETSAVAHWHLLTANLVLLVPYLPEEDLTYIADVVMTNLLLKESREVGQDPGNSLFIPTLCENLLNSALLPEMPTLHRAVLLGLMARVRNLVPAPGLGAAMRLLEQLAGNGDAGQEDGSRGSSISVTLCSRPTASQGIPSLVAENILSSFQSPVSHTLPEQQLDLLLRLLDILSALRLDSLSCTDHLRCFLLLVSLVTTLKPSSAKGNAAKCLQVLSHCYFLLTVLQTGTNGNAVFKLAHAGDVLEKLAAPLFRASSELAGCVASPAWPGFLRTVQSFLTHFIRTIVERKQSMCLNLEQFVAFLSDAWASSKVKAEWKLVAEQLLTVSLSTLSRVIVNTLQQSEKNRHTSNTLPSLLTQIIGLLGPVLQSHLDRSRSFDQTLAVPCVTALLEAELCPRGERGDLVAEGGSLDQAGLQHSDLYQSTCSQILHQLAASTDDPEPLRKQLEFLQVFCSASELCSDGDIETSVPSILRAVKALLAAPWMTTHFVQSLDTQLIGLLTCLAERCMDQQFSLIMKSITQGLEVTNLWKGQHLDVVSSLTLTTLLLKCPLSGDAEKAVWFTAPQIIAALLVLSKEAALDQPWACKIILLSLETLAALIQQGEGILSNPHHVTLAFDALLCVPLDHLRLDEYGSVFRAIHEVLFSVLQSHPKVLLNAAPSFLKCFNRLVLSVMHKGRQKGVGEKGMTTDNDVILQCARLVERICTRIASKAEEFAMFSSFTVAQYVNELQKVTLNADVKRHLTGGMYHLLDLVTESDLRFLNTSLQMGVREVFKELYKDYTHYHKSKKQGEEKYTA; encoded by the exons ATGGCTGCAATTTACTCTGGGATTCACCTAAAGCTAAAAAGTGCGAAGACCCCATGGGGAGACAGACTGAAACTGGCTCGGTTTGCCTGGATTtcacaccagtgttttctgcccaacAAGGAACAG GTTTTACTTGATTGGGTGAGTCACGCATTGACTGGATATTACAGCAAAAAGCTACAGTTTGGAGATGAGATTGTGGAGGGACTGTGGACTTACCTGGATGATATTCTTCATAGCAAAAAGCTGCAGAAGCTGATCGAGAAGGGAAAGATCATCACCATTCGCTTCACGATTGCGCAG ATTATAAATGACAGGATCTGCGAATGTTCCGACAAAGTGCCACTAAATGACAACGCATCAAGCCTGCCCACGGTGTTGAGCTGCTGTCGAGGCATTCTCACATCTCCTGCCTTCTCCATCATCTACACCAGCAAGTGTGAGCTACTGGTCGATCTGCTCTGTAAACTCTCCTCGCTGGTCTGCCGCAAGTTGAAGTCGCCAGAAGCCTTGAGCTCCACGCAGCTCTTTGACGTCCTCCTGCTGGTGTTTAATCAGTACCTTGTCGTTCAAAGGCAACAGCATAACCAGTCCCGGGTGTTTCTGCAGGTCTGCGGTTCTCTCTTTCAGCCCTTTCTCCTCCTGAGGCACCTGCTGTCCTTGAGGTGTTGGACGAGCGAAGACGAGGTGATGGTGTGGCAGCACCTCAGCAAAGAGATATGTAATAAAATCCAGACTGCCCTTCATAACGGCCTGTTCCACGCCGACTTCTTGAACTCTTACAGAGACGAGCTCGTGCAAAGCGAATGCTCGCAGGAAAAGAAGATGAGCTTTTCCAAGGTCTGGGCAGCACCTGTTGAAATGATGCTCGTAAAGTTGGCCGATGTTGACTTCTTCGGCACAGATCTGCACTTTGCTGTTGTGGCTGGTTCAGTACCACTGCTTTACAAACTCGCGCTCGAGTCATACTGCAGGGACGGAAATCACCTGCTCTGTTTCCACATCTTCACCAGATTCTTCGATTCCTTGCGGTTTCCCAAGATAAAGAGCGCCGAGGCCGGAGAATCGGTGGACTGGAATCCTGGGCTACTAGCGCTGGATCAGTTGTTGAATTCCATCTTCAGCAGCAACATCTACAACATCGCAGTGGATAAAATCCGGTGCGAGGGCGTGCAGTTCACCTTCTACAGCAAAATGGCGGAAATGTTGCTAACCTATCCCCGGCCAGCCGCACCGGCCTGGTTTAGGTGCCTGAAGACCTTGGTCCTATTGAATCATTTGATCGTGGAGCCAAATCTTGACGACCTGGTGTCGCTGGCATGGATCGATGCCGACGTCAGCGATTCACGGGTGAAAAGAGCCCAAGACATGCTGCTGAGCACGCTGCTCCAGACCTACACCAAACTGCGGCAGTTGCCAAGGCTATTCCAGGAGGTGTTGGACGTTGTGTCTCGTCCGGCTGCCGATGAGTTGAGGCAGCCCATATTATCCGTTGGCCTCACCAAGAAGCTctgtgaatgccttctggaagtaccaGCCGGTCAAGTCTTGGATATCTGGGACTTAGTTTTGAAGAGCCAGGAATGTTTGATTCCGGATCTCGCTAGGAACTCTGACTTGGCATTGAAAGTTCTCACAATGAGTACTCTACTGAATTCTATTCTTTTTAACATGAAGAGTCTCGATGCCAAAACGCCAGTGCCGATAGTTCTGCGCACCCAGCTTCTGATGGATAAGATGGCGCAAGCGGTGGCGATGCCCCTCTTTCACACAGCGAAGGAACCTGACTGCGAAGACTCTTCCTCGTGGGCTGCAAGAGCCACGAGTGCAGGGCTGATTCTCTGCTACACCTGGGTGGAGGTCGATCACGTGTTGAAGTTGAACTGCGGCAAATACGCTTCGTCCGGGAGCCAGGCCGGCAAAGCCGAGGGGGAGGAGTGGAACGTTCACTGTCGTCTTCCCCAGGTGGGATGGGCTGACTGGCGGCTGATGGCGGGGGTCTCGGGCCAGAACAGCGAGCTGAGTTGCCACTTCCTCCAGCTGCTGGCGCTCCAGAAGATGAGAAGGATCATGATGCAGCCCGGGGCGCAGACAGAAATGGAGGACGCATCGCTGAGATCCGCAGCCGCCTTTGTCGTTGGGTCCGGCAAAACCGCCGTTAAACAGGCAGGCGCCCGAGGATGGGACGGAGAGCTCAGCGCGCTGAATGAAGAAACCTCCGCCGTCGCGCACTGGCATCTGCTCACAGCCAATCTCGTCCTCCTGGTTCCGTATCTCCCCGAGGAGGACCTCACGTACATAGCCGACGTGGTGATGACCAACTTATTACTGAAAGAGTCTCGGGAGGTGGGTCAGGATCCGGGAAACTCGCTCTTCATTCCAACGCTGTGCGAGAATTTGCTGAACAGCGCTCTTCTTCCTGAAATGCCGACCCTGCACCGTGCGGTTTTACTGGGTCTAATGGCGAGGGTGAGGAATCTGGTGCCTGCCCCGGGGCTGGGTGCGGCCATGCGCTTACTGGAACAGCTGGCAGGCAATGGCGATGCTGGTCAAGAGGATGGCAGCCGGGGAAGCAGCATTTCGGTGACGCTGTGCTCTCGCCCGACGGCGTCTCAAGGGATTCCATCTCTTGTTGCCGAAAACATACTCTCATCGTTCCAAAGCCCCGTCTCTCACACCCTGCCTGAGCAGCAGTTGGACCTTCTCCTGCGATTGTTGGACATCCTCTCTGCTCTGAGGCTGGACAGCCTGTCGTGTACCGATCACCTCCGTTGCTTTCTTTTGCTGGTGTCCCTGGTCACGACCCTCAAGCCCAGCTCTGCAAAGGGCAACGCTGCCAAGTGTCTGCAGGTTTTAAGCCATTGCTACTTCCTCCTCACCGTCCTGCAGACGGGCACCAACGGGAATGCGGTCTTTAAGCTGGCACACGCTGGAGACGTCCTGGAGAAGCTCGCGGCTCCTTTGTTTCGAGCGAGCAGCGAGTTGGCCGGCTGCGTGGCCTCTCCGGCCTGGCCGGGGTTTCTCCGCACCGTCCAAAGCTTTCTGACTCATTTCATCCGGACGATTGTTGAAAGGAAGCAGAGCATGTGCCTGAACCTGGAGCAATTTGTTGCCTTCCTCTCTGACGCCTGGGCGTCTTCAAAGGTGAAAGCAGAATGGAAGCTGGTGGCTGAGCAGCTGCTCACAGTCAGCCTGTCAACATTGAGCCGGGTCATTGTAAACACCCTGCAGCAGTCTGAAAAGAATAGGCACACAAGCAACACTCTGCCGTCCCTTCTGACCCAAATCATCGGGCTCTTGGGCCCAGTTCTGCAGTCACATTTGGACAGAAGTAGAAGCTTCGATCAGACTCTCGCCGTGCCCTGCGTCACTGCTCTCCTGGAGGCAGAACTGTGCCCGAGGGGGGAGCGAGGTGATTTGGTCGCTGAGGGAGGGAGCCTCGACCAGGCGGGGCTGCAACACAGTGACCTGTACCAGAGCACCTGTTCCCAGATCCTTCACCAACTCGCCGCCTCCACTGATGACCCGGAGCCACTCCGAAAACAGCTTGAGTTTTTACAGGTGTTTTGTTCAGCTTCGGAGCTGTGCTCTGATGGCGATATCGAGACCAGCGTCCCCTCGATACTCCGCGCTGTAAAGGCTCTGCTCGCAG CTCCATGGATGACCACGCACTTCGTTCAATCGCTGGACACTCAGCTGATTGGGCTGCTCACCTGTTTGGCAGAAAGGTGCATGGATCAGCAGTTTTCCCTCATTATGAAGTCAATCACTCAGGGCCTTGAGGTCACCAACCTTTGGAAAGGGCAGCACCTG GATGTCGTAtcgtcactgaccttgaccacactCCTTTTGAAATGCCCTTTAAGTGGGGATGCAGAAAAGGCTGTTTGGTTTACAGCTCCGCAGATCATTGCGGCGCTCCTG GTTTTGAGCAAGGAAGCGGCCTTGGATCAGCCCTGGGCCTGTAAGATCATTTTGCTCAGTTTGGAGACCTTGGCAGCTCTGATCCAGCAGGGAGAGGGCATACTCTCAAATCCACATCACGTGACGCTTGCATTTGATGCTCTGCTGTGTGTTCCACTTGACCATCTAAGGCTGGATGAATATGGAAGCGTTTTCCGAGCTATCCACGAGGTGCTGTTTTCTGTATTACAGTCTCACCCTAAG GTTTTGCTCAATGCAGCGCCCTCCTTCCTCAAGTGTTTTAACCGACTAGTGCTTTCTGTTATGCATAAAGGTCGTCAAAAAGGTGTTGGAGAGAAAG GTATGACAACAGACAATGACGTTATCCTGCAATGTGCACGGCTGGTGGAGAGGATCTGCACTCGCATCGCATCAAAAGCAGAGGAATTCGCAATGTTCTCCTCCTTTACAGTGGCACAGTATGTCAATGAGCTACAAAAG